In Leptospira bouyouniensis, the following proteins share a genomic window:
- a CDS encoding nucleotidyltransferase family protein: protein MNAFVLAAGFGKRMGSLTENTPKPLLKIQSISLLDYALYLLFNWKIRKIWINTHYLGDQITNHLKNFKKIPIEISNEKTEILGTAGGIRTALPEDAYSEPILLINPDTLLFPKSDFSPKVNLANQSKIHLYLLPIPEGQNYTRISISSDQTLEFGIGNFYYIGLAVLDPNCLNNLDKNKYFDLSDIFKEYAKRGEISGEIFSGEVLDLGTKELWENFQTKDVFGKSLDHIHSFLSQSYMA, encoded by the coding sequence ATGAATGCGTTCGTGTTGGCTGCTGGATTTGGTAAACGAATGGGATCTCTCACCGAAAATACCCCAAAACCACTTTTGAAAATTCAATCCATATCATTATTGGATTATGCATTGTACCTTTTGTTTAATTGGAAAATTAGGAAAATCTGGATCAACACACATTATTTAGGTGATCAGATAACAAATCATTTAAAAAACTTCAAAAAAATTCCTATTGAAATCTCAAATGAAAAAACTGAAATTTTAGGTACTGCCGGGGGGATTCGGACCGCATTACCTGAAGATGCCTATTCCGAACCAATTTTACTTATCAATCCTGATACACTTTTATTTCCAAAATCTGATTTCTCACCTAAGGTGAATTTAGCGAATCAAAGTAAAATTCACCTTTATTTGTTACCAATTCCAGAAGGTCAAAATTATACCAGAATATCCATATCGAGTGACCAAACTTTAGAATTTGGAATCGGCAATTTTTATTACATAGGCCTTGCTGTCTTAGATCCAAATTGTTTAAACAATTTAGATAAAAATAAATATTTTGATCTGTCAGATATCTTTAAAGAATACGCGAAACGTGGAGAAATCTCCGGAGAAATTTTCTCCGGCGAAGTATTGGATTTAGGAACAAAAGAACTTTGGGAAAATTTCCAAACAAAAGATGTGTTTGGAAAGTCTTTAGATCATATTCATTCTTTTTTAAGTCAATCCTATATGGCTTAA